Proteins from a single region of Ziziphus jujuba cultivar Dongzao chromosome 1, ASM3175591v1:
- the LOC107434844 gene encoding trihelix transcription factor ASIL2 produces the protein MEEDDEIQSHPSPGSGSPASPRSNGRITVTVASAPPPQPPSQSPLTLALPIQQTTTRNGGGGGGGIGGGGGGGGGGREDCWSEGATSVLIDAWGERYLELSRGNLKQKHWKEVADIVSGREDYAKTPKTDIQCKNRIDTVKKKYKLEKSKIAAGGGPSKWPFYERLDHLIGPTAKIAGPASHTTPLAISYPQQNQKVPLAIPVGVRGGASQFQGQQRDQKHHHHHHHQHQPVQSKSQKMQFRRRGGGPIDSESSGDASPASTDSLPPEIYDRKRPRVVRDMGSNPARVGGASGGGLAATGGGRDGGRDSKKGWGNAMKELTQAILKFGEAYEQAESSKLQQVVEMEKQRMKFAKELELQRMQFFMKTQLEISQLKHGRRGGIGNASNHHSNANNNNNSDSSN, from the coding sequence ATGGAAGAGGACGACGAGATCCAGTCACATCCGTCGCCGGGAAGTGGATCTCCGGCGTCGCCGAGGTCCAACGGTCGGATAACGGTGACGGTGGCGTCGGCGCCACCACCTCAGCCACCGAGTCAGAGCCCGTTGACCCTGGCCCTTCCCATTCAGCAGACAACGACGAGGAAcggtggaggaggaggaggaggaataGGAGGAGGAGGGGGAGGGGGTGGCGGTGGTAGAGAGGATTGCTGGAGCGAGGGAGCGACGTCGGTTCTGATCGACGCTTGGGGCGAGAGGTATTTGGAGCTGAGCAGGGGGAATCTGAAACAGAAGCACTGGAAGGAGGTTGCCGATATCGTGAGCGGGCGAGAGGACTACGCGAAGACCCCAAAGACGGATATTCAGTGCAAGAACCGCATTGATACAGTGAAGAAGAAGTACAAGCTCGAGAAGTCCAAGATTGCCGCCGGTGGAGGACCCAGCAAGTGGCCTTTCTACGAACGCCTCGACCATTTGATTGGTCCCACCGCTAAGATTGCCGGCCCTGCTAGCCATACCACTCCTTTAGCCATTTCATATCCGCAGCAAAACCAGAAGGTTCCGTTGGCAATTCCAGTTGGGGTTCGCGGCGGGGCGAGTCAATTTCAAGGACAACAACGTGATCAgaaacaccaccaccaccaccaccaccaacaccAGCCAGTGCAGTCCAAGTCTCAGAAGATGCAGTTTAGGAGACGTGGTGGTGGTCCAATCGATTCGGAATCGTCCGGGGATGCTTCGCCGGCTTCGACGGATAGTTTGCCGCCGGAGATTTACGACAGGAAGAGGCCGAGGGTAGTTAGAGATATGGGTTCTAATCCGGCGAGGGTAGGAGGAGCAAGTGGAGGAGGATTGGCAGCGACCGGTGGAGGAAGAGATGGTGGCAGAGATAGTAAGAAAGGTTGGGGAAACGCTATGAAGGAATTGACGCAAGCGATATTGAAGTTTGGGGAAGCGTATGAACAAGCCGAGAGCTCAAAGCTGCAACAGGTTGTGGAGATGGAGAAGCAGAGGATGAAGTTTGCCAAAGAGCTGGAACTGCAAAGAATGCAGTTCTTTATGAAAACCCAGTTGGAGATCTCGCAGCTGAAGCATGGAAGGAGGGGTGGGATTGGTAATGCTAGTAATCACCACAGCAACgccaataacaacaataatagcgATAGCAGTAATTag